A DNA window from Streptomyces sp. CA-278952 contains the following coding sequences:
- a CDS encoding helix-turn-helix domain-containing protein — MTQEDGELDSLVRKRIRALRVAQGWSLEELAARAKVSQSTLSRIENGRRRLALDQLVTLARALDTSLDQLVETASDDIVSNPMIDGAHGQLRWPIKAEPGMTVIRQRMTEPPPDNPSRLRAHPGREWLVVLSGTAILLLGNRRLRIETNQAAEFPTMLPHAIGAEGGPCELLGIFDRDARRGHQRGEGAERASRSAPPGRSLP; from the coding sequence ATGACGCAAGAAGATGGTGAGTTGGACAGCCTGGTACGCAAACGCATCCGCGCCCTGCGCGTGGCCCAGGGCTGGTCCCTGGAGGAGCTCGCCGCCCGTGCGAAGGTCAGTCAGTCCACGCTCAGCCGCATCGAGAACGGCCGGCGCCGACTGGCACTGGACCAGCTGGTCACGCTCGCCCGCGCGCTGGACACCTCCCTCGACCAGCTGGTCGAGACCGCCTCCGACGACATCGTCTCCAACCCGATGATCGACGGGGCCCACGGTCAGCTGCGGTGGCCCATCAAGGCGGAGCCCGGCATGACCGTCATCCGTCAGCGCATGACCGAGCCGCCGCCCGACAACCCTTCCCGGCTGCGCGCGCATCCGGGCCGCGAGTGGCTCGTGGTCCTCTCCGGCACCGCGATCCTGCTCCTGGGCAACCGGCGCCTGCGGATCGAGACGAACCAGGCGGCTGAGTTCCCCACGATGCTCCCGCACGCGATCGGCGCCGAGGGCGGGCCGTGCGAGCTGCTGGGCATCTTCGACCGGGACGCCCGCCGTGGCCATCAGCGCGGCGAAGGCGCGGAGAGGGCGAGCCGCTCTGCCCCGCCCGGGCGGAGCCTCCCGTGA
- the thpR gene encoding RNA 2',3'-cyclic phosphodiesterase → MNEPLEAVTGPPADARVRATTTRVFLALAPPDDAKDELARALRPAYDAHPRLRWNRIEDWHITLAFLGELPVSAVPPLMPPLAGLAARRRPLRLALHGGGHFDERVLWTGVTGDLAGLHDLATDVRALVRECGVSFPERPLRPHLTLARSRRGDHAATAEAAAGLAAFNGRSWEAVRLHLVGSNIGRGPGPIHYRDIDAWDFHRGADGI, encoded by the coding sequence GTGAACGAACCGCTCGAAGCCGTGACCGGCCCCCCTGCGGACGCACGCGTCCGGGCCACGACGACCCGCGTGTTCCTGGCGCTCGCCCCGCCCGACGACGCGAAGGACGAGCTGGCACGGGCGCTGCGCCCGGCCTACGACGCCCATCCCCGCCTGCGGTGGAACCGCATCGAGGACTGGCACATCACCCTGGCGTTCCTCGGTGAGCTGCCGGTCTCCGCCGTCCCGCCTCTGATGCCTCCGCTCGCCGGGCTCGCGGCGCGGCGACGTCCCCTGCGGCTGGCGCTGCACGGCGGCGGGCACTTCGACGAGCGGGTGCTGTGGACCGGGGTCACGGGGGACCTCGCAGGGCTGCATGACCTCGCCACCGACGTACGCGCCCTCGTCAGGGAGTGCGGTGTTTCCTTCCCCGAGCGGCCGCTGCGGCCCCATCTGACGCTGGCCCGGTCCCGCCGGGGCGACCACGCGGCCACGGCGGAGGCCGCGGCGGGGCTCGCCGCGTTCAACGGCCGGAGTTGGGAGGCCGTCCGTCTCCACCTGGTCGGCAGCAACATCGGCCGGGGCCCGGGGCCGATCCACTACCGCGACATCGACGCCTGGGACTTCCACCGCGGAGCGGACGGGATCTGA
- a CDS encoding MerR family transcriptional regulator → MFSSYDGLCTIGELAEQTGVSVKTVRFYSDRGLLPEASRSVGGHRRYAPEAVERLRMIRSLRGLDLPVPEVRRILDEQDEQDEHGGQDERGDRAGEGGALEDAVAARLRSLGSELAALRWREAALRLVQESPPAERPDRLRLVGAVAAPPSTASLARFWRTWLPPRMPARSVTAFLEAAVPDLPDDPRPDQVLAFARLHAYVTRPCGGGGGGYCQPRAHGGAGARASAVLYAGLAEAYDLAGRELRRDAEPCPGEALDGFVDAYASTYGAPDTVAFRRVLAGRLAADPRIDRYWDLTAEVISAPGGRPEPTPGSAHDWLLASLGAQLEVVDGLDAREGPGPLAPSPGTGVPDGARAVSPR, encoded by the coding sequence GTGTTCTCGTCGTACGACGGTCTGTGCACCATCGGCGAACTGGCCGAGCAGACGGGCGTGAGCGTCAAGACCGTCCGCTTCTATTCGGACCGAGGGCTGCTTCCGGAGGCGTCCCGCAGCGTCGGCGGCCACCGCAGGTACGCCCCGGAGGCCGTGGAGCGGCTGCGCATGATCCGCTCCCTGCGCGGCCTCGACCTGCCGGTTCCCGAGGTGCGCCGCATCCTCGACGAGCAGGACGAGCAGGACGAGCACGGCGGACAGGACGAGCGGGGCGACAGGGCCGGGGAAGGGGGCGCTTTGGAGGATGCCGTGGCCGCCCGGCTGCGTTCCCTGGGCTCCGAGCTCGCCGCGCTGCGCTGGCGGGAGGCCGCGCTCAGGCTGGTGCAGGAGAGCCCGCCGGCCGAACGGCCCGACCGGTTGCGGCTGGTCGGTGCGGTCGCCGCCCCGCCGAGTACCGCCTCGCTGGCCCGATTCTGGCGTACGTGGCTGCCGCCCCGCATGCCCGCCCGGTCGGTCACCGCGTTCCTCGAGGCGGCGGTGCCGGACCTGCCCGACGACCCGCGGCCGGACCAGGTCCTCGCCTTCGCACGGCTGCACGCCTACGTGACCCGTCCGTGCGGCGGCGGGGGCGGTGGCTATTGCCAGCCTCGGGCGCACGGTGGCGCGGGGGCCCGAGCGTCGGCCGTGCTGTACGCGGGTCTCGCCGAGGCCTACGACCTGGCGGGCCGGGAGCTGCGCCGCGATGCGGAGCCCTGTCCCGGCGAGGCGCTGGACGGTTTCGTGGACGCGTACGCGAGCACGTACGGCGCCCCCGACACGGTCGCCTTCCGCCGCGTACTGGCCGGCCGGCTCGCGGCCGATCCGCGCATCGACCGCTACTGGGACCTGACGGCCGAGGTGATCAGTGCTCCCGGCGGCCGCCCCGAGCCGACTCCGGGCTCCGCGCACGACTGGCTCCTGGCTTCCCTGGGCGCGCAGTTGGAGGTGGTGGACGGCTTGGACGCGCGGGAGGGGCCCGGTCCCCTCGCACCCTCGCCCGGAACGGGCGTACCTGACGGGGCGCGGGCCGTATCACCCCGGTGA
- a CDS encoding Ohr family peroxiredoxin codes for MDALYTAAATANGREGRAVSSDGQIDLPLAMPPALGGNGRGTNPEQLFAAGYAACFASAMAAVGREMKVDTKDASVTAEVSIGKDGDGFGLSVVMRVELPDTLAGEAGRKLVEATHAYCPYSKATRGNIDVELVIE; via the coding sequence ATGGACGCGTTGTACACCGCCGCCGCCACCGCCAACGGCCGCGAGGGCCGTGCCGTGAGCTCGGACGGTCAGATCGACCTCCCCCTCGCCATGCCTCCGGCTCTCGGCGGCAACGGCCGGGGCACCAACCCCGAGCAGCTCTTCGCCGCCGGCTACGCCGCCTGTTTCGCCAGCGCGATGGCCGCGGTCGGTCGCGAGATGAAGGTCGACACCAAGGACGCGTCCGTGACGGCCGAGGTCTCCATCGGCAAGGACGGCGACGGCTTCGGGCTCTCGGTGGTCATGCGCGTGGAACTCCCGGACACCCTCGCGGGCGAGGCCGGGCGCAAGCTCGTCGAGGCCACCCACGCCTACTGCCCGTACTCCAAGGCCACCCGGGGAAACATCGACGTCGAGCTGGTCATCGAGTAG
- a CDS encoding MFS transporter: MTISTKRRWLLLAVVSAGLLLITLDNSILYAALPTLVEDLGASSSEGLWIINAYPVVMAGLLLGSGTLGDRVGHRRMFLIGLVVFGAASLVAAFSTSPEALIAARAFLAVGAAAMMPATLALIRVTFDDERERNMAIAVWGTMAVVGSALGPIISGILLQHFWWGSVFIINIPVVLAAVVATWFLAPPNDPDASKSWDLLSSLLALVALVGLVIAIKETAKTDRAPAVIAAAVLAAAVGGWTFARRQRRLPYPLLDFAIFRNRAFLAGVLAAGFALFAIAGIQLVTTQRFQLVEGFTPLRAGFLVAAVALGAFPTAMLGGAILHRVGLLPLITGGLALGAVGTVLVLTNFATSMGLLVTGLIITGSGLGAAMSVASSAIMGNVPARRAGMASSVEEVSYEFGSLIAVALLGSLLTAVYSATIDLPTGVPERARDSLDSALALAGEGAGANSALVTAASEAFDGAYLAVMIVVAAILAVGALATGVLLRRHGPGSALSVGPGHH; the protein is encoded by the coding sequence ATGACCATCAGCACCAAGCGGCGCTGGCTGCTCCTGGCCGTGGTGAGCGCGGGGCTCCTGCTGATCACGCTGGACAACTCCATCCTCTACGCGGCCCTGCCGACGCTGGTGGAGGATCTCGGCGCGAGCAGCTCCGAGGGACTCTGGATCATCAACGCCTACCCGGTCGTGATGGCCGGTCTGCTCCTGGGCAGCGGCACGCTGGGTGACCGGGTGGGACACCGGCGGATGTTCCTGATCGGCCTCGTGGTCTTCGGTGCGGCCTCGCTCGTCGCGGCCTTCTCCACCAGTCCGGAGGCCCTGATCGCCGCGCGGGCCTTCCTCGCTGTCGGCGCGGCCGCGATGATGCCCGCCACCCTCGCCCTGATCCGCGTCACCTTCGACGACGAGCGCGAGCGCAACATGGCCATCGCGGTCTGGGGCACCATGGCGGTCGTGGGCAGCGCGCTGGGGCCGATCATCAGCGGGATCCTGCTGCAGCACTTCTGGTGGGGATCGGTCTTCATCATCAACATCCCGGTCGTCCTCGCGGCGGTCGTGGCCACGTGGTTCCTCGCCCCGCCGAACGACCCGGACGCCTCCAAGAGCTGGGACCTGCTCTCCTCGCTCCTGGCGCTCGTCGCCCTGGTCGGCCTCGTCATCGCGATCAAGGAGACGGCGAAGACCGACCGCGCCCCGGCCGTCATCGCCGCCGCCGTCCTCGCGGCGGCGGTCGGCGGATGGACGTTCGCCCGACGCCAGCGCCGCCTGCCCTACCCGCTGCTGGACTTCGCGATCTTCCGCAACCGGGCCTTCCTCGCGGGGGTGCTGGCCGCCGGATTCGCCCTCTTCGCCATCGCCGGCATCCAGCTCGTCACCACCCAGCGATTCCAGCTCGTGGAGGGCTTCACCCCGCTGCGGGCCGGGTTCCTCGTCGCGGCCGTCGCCCTGGGCGCTTTCCCCACGGCGATGCTCGGAGGCGCGATCCTCCACCGGGTCGGCCTGCTGCCCCTCATCACCGGGGGTCTCGCACTGGGTGCCGTCGGCACCGTGCTGGTGCTCACGAACTTCGCCACCAGCATGGGCCTCCTCGTCACCGGGCTGATCATTACCGGCAGCGGCCTCGGCGCGGCCATGTCCGTCGCCTCCAGCGCGATCATGGGCAATGTCCCGGCCCGCAGGGCGGGCATGGCCTCATCCGTCGAGGAGGTCTCCTACGAGTTCGGCAGCCTGATCGCGGTCGCGCTCCTCGGCAGCCTGCTGACCGCCGTGTACTCCGCGACCATCGACCTTCCCACCGGGGTGCCCGAACGGGCGCGCGACAGCCTCGACAGCGCGCTCGCCCTGGCCGGCGAAGGGGCGGGGGCCAACAGCGCGCTGGTCACCGCGGCCTCCGAGGCGTTCGACGGCGCGTACCTCGCCGTGATGATCGTGGTCGCCGCCATCCTCGCCGTCGGCGCCCTCGCGACCGGCGTGCTGCTGCGCCGCCACGGCCCCGGCTCGGCGCTGTCCGTCGGCCCCGGGCACCACTGA
- a CDS encoding LysR family transcriptional regulator, producing the protein MWENESLRLLVTVAETGSFTRAAARLNYTQSAVSRRIAALEHRAGGPLLVRLPRGVRLTPAGRVLHLHAVDVLDRLARAERDLTVLHAGDGGPLHTGAFATANIALLPTALRALKDARPGIEVVAAESPTGTLMRQLTDGTLDLAVVSDYPYGLPPADGITTTVLCEDELLVALPRRHPLAGAKAVDLYELRDETWIQSAYGDRPTVLADACARAGFTPGNVMRIAGWAGKFGYAVAGLGVALVPSLAAPAVPGELVLRPLTDPALRRTVHVALPDTPIAAALALRELLHGAVAEPEQPRSPG; encoded by the coding sequence ATGTGGGAGAACGAATCGCTCCGGTTGCTGGTCACCGTGGCCGAGACCGGATCGTTCACACGGGCGGCGGCCCGGCTCAACTACACGCAGTCGGCGGTGTCCCGGCGGATCGCCGCGCTGGAACACCGGGCGGGCGGGCCGCTGCTCGTACGCCTCCCGCGAGGTGTACGGCTCACTCCCGCCGGGCGGGTGCTGCACCTGCACGCCGTGGACGTTCTCGACCGGCTGGCCCGGGCCGAGCGGGACCTCACCGTGCTGCACGCCGGAGACGGTGGGCCGCTGCACACGGGCGCGTTCGCCACCGCCAACATCGCCCTTCTGCCGACCGCGCTGCGAGCCCTGAAGGACGCCCGGCCCGGGATCGAGGTGGTGGCCGCCGAAAGCCCGACCGGCACGCTGATGCGGCAGCTCACCGACGGAACGCTGGACCTCGCCGTGGTGAGCGACTACCCCTACGGCCTGCCACCGGCCGACGGGATCACGACCACCGTGCTCTGCGAGGACGAACTGCTCGTCGCCCTCCCACGCCGGCATCCCCTGGCCGGGGCCAAAGCCGTCGACCTGTACGAACTCCGCGACGAGACCTGGATCCAGAGCGCGTACGGCGACCGCCCCACGGTGCTCGCCGATGCCTGCGCCCGAGCGGGCTTCACCCCGGGAAACGTCATGCGGATCGCTGGGTGGGCGGGAAAGTTCGGCTACGCGGTCGCCGGGCTCGGCGTCGCCCTGGTCCCCTCGCTGGCGGCGCCGGCGGTCCCCGGGGAACTCGTCCTGCGCCCCCTCACCGACCCCGCCCTGCGCCGGACCGTGCACGTGGCGCTCCCCGACACACCGATCGCGGCGGCCCTGGCCCTGCGGGAGTTGCTGCACGGGGCGGTCGCGGAGCCCGAACAGCCCCGCTCACCGGGGTGA
- a CDS encoding alpha/beta hydrolase yields the protein MTVFILVAGAFTGPHVWRDTAARLAADGTEVRTVALTALGGRPADPGEAVDLETHVADVLAVIDAVAAETGREIVLVGHDYGIHPVLGAADRRAGAIARIVYLDAGMPRDGVPALAAVPDQRLREEVMERAAGSGERGAGGELPPPARDAWSRWGSTAGLSGAALDGLTALAAPQPLGTLLQPLRLTGAVADVPVTGVLCTSNGPGVDMLQILVDVGDPALRSLAEARVPFLELPTGHWPMLSCPAALAETLIEAASGGGHRLAVADASRTPAHLRPFLLDVPERPRERTGNTDLYLPDGPGPHPAVVFVHGGPVPAEARPTPRDWPTLTGYARHVAGQGVVGVTLDHRLHAVTGYEVAAADVADAVERVRADPRVDADRIVLWFFSGGGPIMADWLTDPPPWLRCVAANYPILSPLPSWGLGDTRFHPVRALSRAGSLPVVLVRAERESAEIAATVEEFLAEAARCGANVEVIDVPEGRHGFETLDPTDGAREAVHRAVGAVLARLKG from the coding sequence ATGACTGTATTCATCCTGGTGGCCGGGGCGTTCACCGGACCGCACGTGTGGCGGGACACCGCCGCCCGGCTGGCCGCGGACGGCACCGAGGTGCGAACGGTGGCGCTCACCGCGCTCGGCGGACGCCCCGCAGATCCCGGCGAGGCCGTCGACCTGGAGACCCATGTCGCGGACGTGCTCGCGGTGATCGACGCGGTGGCGGCGGAGACCGGCCGGGAGATCGTGCTCGTCGGCCACGACTACGGCATCCACCCGGTGCTCGGCGCGGCCGACCGGAGGGCCGGGGCGATCGCCCGGATCGTCTACCTGGACGCCGGGATGCCGCGGGACGGAGTCCCCGCCCTGGCCGCCGTGCCCGACCAACGACTGCGCGAGGAGGTGATGGAGCGCGCCGCCGGGAGCGGGGAACGGGGGGCCGGCGGTGAGCTGCCGCCCCCGGCCCGGGACGCGTGGTCCCGCTGGGGGAGCACCGCGGGTCTCTCCGGGGCGGCGCTCGACGGGCTGACCGCCCTCGCGGCACCGCAGCCGCTGGGCACGCTGCTCCAGCCGCTGCGGCTCACCGGAGCCGTCGCCGACGTGCCCGTGACCGGGGTGCTGTGTACCAGCAACGGGCCGGGCGTTGACATGCTCCAGATCCTGGTGGACGTCGGCGATCCGGCGCTCCGGTCGCTGGCCGAGGCCCGGGTGCCCTTCCTCGAACTGCCCACCGGGCACTGGCCGATGCTGTCCTGCCCCGCCGCACTGGCCGAGACCCTGATCGAGGCCGCGTCCGGCGGGGGCCATCGGCTGGCCGTCGCCGACGCCTCCCGTACGCCCGCCCATCTGCGGCCGTTCCTCCTCGACGTGCCCGAAAGGCCCCGCGAGCGGACCGGAAACACCGACCTGTACCTGCCGGACGGTCCGGGCCCGCACCCGGCCGTGGTGTTCGTGCACGGCGGACCGGTGCCCGCCGAGGCACGGCCCACGCCCCGGGACTGGCCGACCCTGACGGGATACGCACGCCACGTCGCCGGGCAGGGAGTCGTGGGAGTGACGCTCGACCACCGCCTGCACGCCGTGACCGGCTACGAGGTGGCCGCCGCGGACGTGGCCGACGCGGTGGAGCGGGTGCGCGCCGACCCGCGGGTGGACGCGGACCGGATCGTCCTGTGGTTCTTCTCGGGCGGAGGACCGATCATGGCGGACTGGCTGACGGACCCGCCGCCGTGGCTGCGCTGCGTGGCCGCGAACTACCCGATCCTCTCGCCGCTGCCGAGCTGGGGGCTGGGCGACACCCGTTTCCACCCGGTCCGGGCCCTCTCCCGGGCCGGTAGCCTTCCCGTCGTGCTGGTCCGGGCGGAACGCGAGAGTGCCGAAATCGCCGCGACCGTCGAGGAGTTCCTGGCCGAGGCCGCGCGCTGCGGAGCGAACGTCGAGGTCATCGACGTACCGGAGGGGCGGCACGGCTTCGAGACCCTCGACCCGACCGACGGGGCGCGCGAGGCCGTGCACCGCGCGGTGGGCGCGGTGCTGGCCCGCTTGAAGGGGTGA
- a CDS encoding aminoglycoside phosphotransferase family protein: MRSRLPWGDGLRTGLGAPGRSRRLSSSPRSRVWRVETAGAPVVVKQIVDGPDADERYARELAALRLAAGADPAVVPALLGTAPDDRVLVLEHVDHRPPSRDWIVDYAAALARLHAVARPEHAGVLPRWQGPDAADAASFLRLAAALDAPVPPGVPGELDDLVHRLARAPGHALLHGDPCPGNDLHTPGGARFIDFEQASLGSGLVELAYLRIGFPTCWCVTAAPAPLLERAEAAYRTAWRTETGDELHGDLTDFCAGWLIRGDALVQRAHREGTDHLARIPVRDWKWGTVTARQRLVHRLGVVGGMTAGGDVLSGLSALCTDMRRRMLARWPGLRPVPAQRP; this comes from the coding sequence ATGAGATCGCGGCTGCCGTGGGGGGACGGGTTACGGACCGGACTGGGCGCGCCGGGACGTTCCCGGCGGTTGAGCAGCAGCCCGCGCTCACGGGTGTGGCGGGTGGAGACGGCCGGGGCGCCGGTGGTGGTGAAGCAGATCGTCGACGGCCCCGACGCCGATGAGCGGTACGCCCGTGAATTGGCCGCGTTGCGTCTCGCCGCCGGAGCCGACCCGGCCGTGGTGCCCGCGCTCCTGGGCACAGCCCCCGACGACCGGGTGCTGGTCCTGGAGCATGTGGACCACCGACCACCCTCCCGCGACTGGATCGTGGACTACGCGGCGGCACTGGCCCGGCTGCATGCCGTCGCGCGCCCCGAGCACGCCGGAGTGCTGCCCCGCTGGCAGGGCCCGGACGCCGCCGACGCAGCCTCCTTCCTCCGGCTGGCCGCCGCTCTCGACGCCCCCGTCCCTCCCGGCGTGCCCGGCGAGCTCGACGACCTCGTGCACCGGCTCGCCCGGGCGCCCGGGCACGCCCTGCTCCACGGCGACCCGTGCCCCGGCAACGACCTGCACACCCCCGGCGGGGCCCGGTTCATCGACTTCGAACAGGCCTCACTGGGCAGCGGACTGGTGGAGCTCGCCTACCTGCGCATCGGTTTCCCGACCTGCTGGTGTGTCACCGCGGCGCCCGCCCCGCTGCTGGAACGGGCGGAGGCCGCCTACCGCACGGCCTGGCGCACCGAGACCGGCGATGAACTCCACGGCGACCTCACCGACTTCTGCGCCGGCTGGCTGATCCGGGGCGACGCCCTGGTCCAGAGGGCCCACCGCGAAGGCACCGACCACCTGGCCCGGATCCCGGTGCGCGACTGGAAGTGGGGCACCGTGACCGCCCGGCAACGCCTCGTCCACCGACTCGGCGTCGTCGGCGGTATGACGGCCGGCGGCGATGTTTTGAGCGGACTGAGCGCCCTCTGCACGGACATGCGCCGGCGGATGCTCGCCCGCTGGCCCGGGCTCCGGCCCGTCCCCGCGCAACGCCCCTGA
- a CDS encoding TetR/AcrR family transcriptional regulator → MRTSKRTQILEAATRVVQREGVKSVTFDSVAAEAGLTKGGLLYHFASRDDLVRAIHQHLADQWEADLVAAAGKPAAEATREERLAAYTRVAIQSATRAELLLMLEGSTNPAHAAVWEAVTQRWAPSPASAAEDPAALDRFVVRLAADGLWLYESLTAERLDPVMRRAVADRIADALTHRDG, encoded by the coding sequence ATGCGCACCAGCAAACGGACTCAGATCCTGGAAGCCGCCACCCGTGTCGTACAACGTGAAGGCGTCAAGAGCGTCACCTTCGACTCCGTCGCCGCGGAGGCAGGGCTGACGAAGGGCGGCCTCCTCTACCACTTCGCCTCGCGCGACGACCTCGTCCGGGCGATCCACCAGCACCTGGCCGACCAATGGGAAGCCGACCTGGTCGCGGCGGCCGGGAAGCCCGCGGCCGAGGCCACCCGGGAGGAACGGCTCGCCGCCTACACCCGGGTCGCCATCCAGAGCGCCACACGGGCCGAGCTTCTGCTGATGCTCGAAGGCTCGACGAACCCCGCGCACGCGGCCGTGTGGGAAGCCGTGACGCAACGGTGGGCGCCGTCCCCGGCGTCGGCGGCCGAGGATCCGGCCGCGCTCGACCGGTTCGTCGTCCGCCTCGCGGCCGACGGCCTGTGGCTGTACGAATCCCTGACCGCGGAGCGACTGGACCCCGTCATGCGGCGGGCGGTCGCCGACCGCATCGCCGACGCCCTGACCCACCGCGACGGCTGA
- a CDS encoding LysR family transcriptional regulator encodes MDIEAVRTFVTVADTGQFREAAVDLRISQQAVSKRVAGLERVLGVTLFVRTARGARPTADGQAFLPHAREVLRAVERAVASVRPGDRVLRVDVLHRRIAPALAVRGFYQAHPGTDLDVVTLADANVAGAAEAVRAGEIDATFRAVPAGALPEGISAERVLDDPLQLLVGPRHPLASARSLAPAELAGHRIWIPGIKQGTEWAAYYDRLAEDFGLRIDAVGPDFGTEALMDSIADSAALATLIGSRDRYVWPASHDLRRIPVVGPTPVYPHVFVYRTGNPHPVLAALRRYLAQVRPTPPADAWTPGWAR; translated from the coding sequence GTGGACATCGAAGCCGTGCGCACATTCGTCACCGTCGCGGACACCGGACAGTTCCGGGAAGCCGCCGTGGACCTGCGCATCAGTCAACAGGCCGTCTCCAAGCGCGTGGCGGGCCTGGAACGCGTGCTCGGGGTGACGTTGTTCGTCCGCACCGCTCGCGGAGCGCGCCCCACTGCGGACGGGCAGGCCTTCCTGCCCCACGCACGCGAGGTGCTGCGGGCCGTGGAGCGGGCCGTCGCCTCGGTACGTCCCGGGGACCGGGTGCTGCGCGTGGACGTGCTCCACCGACGCATCGCCCCGGCGCTGGCCGTACGGGGCTTCTACCAGGCCCACCCCGGCACGGACCTCGACGTGGTGACGCTCGCGGACGCGAACGTGGCCGGGGCGGCCGAGGCGGTGCGGGCCGGCGAGATCGACGCGACCTTCCGCGCCGTGCCCGCGGGCGCGCTGCCCGAGGGGATCAGCGCCGAACGCGTGCTGGACGATCCGTTGCAGCTCCTCGTCGGACCGCGCCACCCGCTGGCCTCCGCCCGGTCGTTGGCCCCGGCGGAGCTGGCCGGGCACCGGATCTGGATCCCGGGCATCAAGCAGGGCACCGAGTGGGCCGCCTACTACGACCGGCTCGCGGAGGACTTCGGTCTGCGCATCGACGCCGTCGGGCCCGACTTCGGGACCGAGGCGCTGATGGACTCGATCGCCGACTCCGCGGCGCTGGCCACACTCATCGGCTCCCGGGACCGCTATGTGTGGCCGGCCTCGCACGACCTGCGGCGGATCCCGGTCGTGGGTCCGACTCCGGTCTATCCGCACGTGTTCGTGTACCGGACGGGCAATCCGCACCCGGTTCTGGCGGCGCTGCGCAGGTACCTCGCGCAGGTACGGCCGACGCCGCCGGCCGACGCGTGGACACCGGGCTGGGCCCGCTGA
- a CDS encoding MarR family winged helix-turn-helix transcriptional regulator: MTTAPGGSPDLSGVPDAELLRLDHQVCFSLHAASRAFGGFYRQALKDLGLTYSQYLVMLVLWEHGPQPVKGIGDRLQLDSGTLSPLLKRLETAGLVRRERSREDERSVLIDLTDEGAGLRERALSVPRGVLDATGLSMDEVLGLQDVLGRLTAALGEAVDAY, encoded by the coding sequence ATGACCACTGCTCCGGGCGGCTCGCCCGATCTCTCCGGCGTGCCCGACGCGGAGCTGCTGCGACTGGACCACCAGGTCTGCTTCTCGCTGCACGCCGCGTCGCGCGCGTTCGGCGGCTTCTACCGGCAGGCTCTCAAGGATCTGGGCCTCACCTACTCGCAGTACCTGGTCATGCTGGTCCTGTGGGAGCACGGCCCCCAGCCGGTCAAGGGCATCGGGGACCGCCTCCAGCTGGACTCCGGTACCCTCTCGCCGCTGCTGAAGAGGCTGGAGACGGCCGGACTGGTGCGGCGGGAACGCAGCCGCGAGGATGAACGGTCCGTTCTGATCGACCTGACCGACGAGGGCGCGGGTCTGCGCGAACGCGCGCTGTCCGTCCCCCGTGGCGTGCTGGACGCCACCGGCCTGTCAATGGACGAGGTTCTGGGGCTGCAGGACGTCCTTGGCCGTCTCACCGCCGCCCTGGGCGAGGCCGTCGACGCCTACTGA